The following proteins are encoded in a genomic region of Arachis ipaensis cultivar K30076 chromosome B02, Araip1.1, whole genome shotgun sequence:
- the LOC107626308 gene encoding iron-sulfur cluster co-chaperone protein HscB, mitochondrial, whose protein sequence is MLKKNSTRCTLFTILRHTTPSVPKHHSPLTFSSHSNNHFLHTSSPPPPFSPKGRSFHNPTWFYSFGYLTFDGKRLCSKSAESVKARSSRCWNCHESTAAAPFLVCDSCRCIQPVDDSIDYFEIFGLEKKYDIEGVNLEGKYKDWQKKLHPDLVHSKSQKERDFSAEQSARVIDAYRTLSKPLSRAIYMMKLDGLEVDEEQTISDPELLAEIMEIREAVEEATESESLKKILSRMEENLKSWSNTFATAFQSRNFEEAKDSIRRMTYYSRVIDEVVKKL, encoded by the exons TTCACCATTTTAAGACACACTACACCTTCTGTTCCTAAACACCACTCACCTTTAACCTTTTCTTCTCATTCTAATAACCATTTTCTTCATACATCATCGCCACCTCCACCTTTTTCACCAAAAGGCCGTTCTTTTCACAACCCAACTTGGTTCTATTCTTTTGGGTATCTCACTTTTGATGGGAAAAGGTTGTGCTCAAAATCTGCGGAGAGTGTGAAAGCAAGAAGTAGTAGGTGCTGGAACTGCCATGAATCAACAGCAGCAGCACCGTTCTTGGTTTGTGATTCCTGCAGGTGCATTCAACCCGTGGATGATTCTATTGACTATTTCGAGATTTTTGGATT GGAGAAGAAGTATGATATAGAGGGTGTGAATTTGGAGGGCAAATATAAAGACTGGCAAAAGAAATTGCATCCTGATTTAGTACATTCAAAATCTCAG AAAGAACGAGATTTTTCTGCTGAGCAATCTGCAAGGGTGATTGATGCATACCGTACGCTTAGCAAGCCTTTATCTAGAGCGATTTACATG ATGAAGCTTGACGGATTAGAAGTTGATGAGGAACAAACAATTTCCGATCCAGAATTACTAGCTGAG ATTATGGAAATCAGAGAAGCGGTTGAAGAAGCAACTGAGTCAGAGTCTTTGAAGAAAATTCTCTCTCGG ATGGAGGAGAACCTGAAAAGTTGGTCGAACACCTTTGCTACCGCATTTCAAAGTCGGAACTTCGAGGAAGCAAAAGATTCTATTCGTAGAATGACTTATTATAGTCGTGTAATTGATGAAGTTGTAAAGAAACTTTAG